From a region of the Aeoliella mucimassa genome:
- a CDS encoding IS5 family transposase produces the protein MATKEKRTYKVTNWKEYNKSLIERGNITIWFSDEALENWEHPNDQTKVGRPFVFSDTAIECLLTIRELLKLPYRQTEGFGRSLVAMLGVEAAIPNYSSLAKRASKLNVSLDIANKRGDIDIVVDSTGMKVFGEGEWKMRTHGKSKRRTWRKLHLSVNPDTREIVAEILTENSCHDADAVPEMLEQVEQPVKKFHGDGSYDKWKVYEGLESEGIEPVIPPQHNAKIKQHGNSAEEPLPRDEAIRQIRRKGRRSWKEEVGYHRRSLAETTMYRVKQSFGSHLKNRVFENQQTEARLRCKIINQFTQLGLPQFEWS, from the coding sequence ATGGCTACGAAAGAAAAACGAACCTACAAAGTCACGAACTGGAAGGAGTATAACAAGTCGCTCATCGAGCGTGGAAACATCACTATTTGGTTTAGCGACGAGGCGTTGGAGAACTGGGAACATCCTAACGACCAGACAAAAGTCGGTCGCCCTTTTGTCTTCAGCGATACGGCGATCGAGTGCTTGCTGACGATTCGCGAACTGCTGAAACTTCCCTATCGGCAGACTGAGGGATTCGGCCGCTCGCTGGTGGCGATGTTGGGCGTCGAGGCAGCGATTCCCAATTATTCTTCGCTCGCCAAGCGAGCCAGCAAGCTGAATGTTTCGCTCGATATCGCTAACAAGAGGGGCGACATCGATATCGTGGTGGATAGCACCGGCATGAAAGTGTTTGGCGAGGGCGAATGGAAGATGCGGACGCATGGCAAGTCGAAGCGGCGGACATGGCGGAAGCTGCATTTGTCGGTGAATCCTGACACCCGCGAGATTGTGGCGGAGATTTTGACCGAGAACAGTTGCCACGATGCCGATGCGGTTCCCGAAATGCTGGAGCAGGTGGAGCAGCCCGTAAAAAAGTTTCACGGCGACGGTAGTTACGACAAGTGGAAGGTTTATGAAGGGCTGGAATCCGAAGGCATTGAGCCGGTGATTCCGCCGCAGCACAACGCCAAGATCAAACAACATGGCAACTCTGCGGAGGAGCCTTTGCCCCGGGACGAGGCAATTCGTCAGATTCGACGCAAGGGGCGTAGGAGTTGGAAAGAGGAAGTGGGCTATCATCGTAGAAGCTTGGCGGAAACGACCATGTACCGAGTGAAACAAAGCTTTGGGAGCCATCTCAAAAACCGAGTATTCGAAAACCAACAAACGGAAGCCCGCTTGCGCTGTAAAATCATCAATCAATTCACCCAACTCGGGCTTCCACAGTTCGAGTGGAGTTAG
- the rplB gene encoding 50S ribosomal protein L2 → MGIRKYNPTTPGRRGASVSDFKDLTPGAKPEKSLLRTITKTGGRNNQGVTTVRFRGGGHKRRYRLIDFRRNKDGVPAKVDSIQYDPNRTARIALLHYADGEKRYIIAPAGLKAGDQVMSGPECEPKVGNCLPLSKIPLGTVVHNVELKAGRGAELCRSAGTSATLMAREADWAQISLPSGEIRRIPSACRATVGSTSNSDHSAIVLGKAGRKRWLGRRPHVRGTAMNPHDHPHGGGEGRTKGGRHPVSPTGKSAKGGMTRQRRKPSNAAIVRRRKSKRYGVQKLVKK, encoded by the coding sequence ATGGGTATTCGCAAATACAATCCGACGACTCCGGGCCGCCGTGGTGCCTCGGTAAGCGACTTCAAGGACTTGACGCCAGGTGCCAAGCCCGAGAAGAGCCTGCTGCGGACGATCACCAAGACCGGTGGTCGCAATAACCAAGGTGTCACCACGGTACGTTTTCGTGGTGGTGGTCACAAGCGTCGTTACCGCCTGATCGACTTCCGTCGCAACAAAGATGGCGTGCCGGCCAAGGTCGATTCGATTCAGTACGACCCCAATCGTACCGCTCGCATTGCTCTGCTCCACTACGCCGACGGCGAAAAGCGTTACATTATCGCCCCTGCTGGCCTGAAGGCTGGCGACCAAGTGATGAGCGGTCCTGAGTGCGAGCCTAAGGTCGGCAACTGCTTGCCACTGTCGAAGATTCCGCTGGGTACCGTGGTGCACAATGTCGAACTCAAGGCTGGCCGTGGTGCCGAGCTTTGCCGCAGTGCTGGTACGAGTGCTACACTGATGGCTCGTGAAGCCGACTGGGCTCAGATTTCGCTGCCGAGCGGTGAAATCCGTCGTATCCCTTCGGCCTGCCGGGCAACGGTTGGTTCGACTAGCAACTCCGATCACAGTGCCATCGTCCTGGGTAAAGCAGGCCGCAAGCGTTGGTTGGGCCGTCGTCCCCACGTTCGTGGTACCGCGATGAACCCGCATGACCATCCGCATGGTGGTGGTGAAGGTCGCACTAAGGGTGGTCGCCACCCAGTGAGCCCCACCGGCAAGAGCGCCAAGGGCGGCATGACTCGCCAACGTCGCAAGCCTTCGAACGCCGCGATCGTGCGTCGTCGCAAGAGCAAGCGGTACGGCGTGCAGAAACTGGTAAAGAAGTAA
- the rplV gene encoding 50S ribosomal protein L22 yields MAYKAIHKHARISATKVRPLANMIRGQEVDEALAILKYQPHRGARMLEKVLKSARANAEDRGAPNLGGLRVVEARVDGGPMFKRLRPRARGMAHVIKKRFSHIVVAVE; encoded by the coding sequence ATGGCATACAAAGCAATACACAAGCATGCACGAATCAGCGCCACGAAGGTGCGTCCGCTGGCGAATATGATTCGTGGGCAAGAAGTCGACGAGGCCCTGGCCATTCTCAAGTACCAACCCCATCGTGGGGCTCGGATGCTCGAGAAGGTGCTGAAAAGTGCCCGCGCGAATGCCGAGGATCGTGGCGCTCCGAACTTGGGTGGTCTGCGTGTGGTGGAAGCCCGCGTCGACGGTGGCCCGATGTTCAAGCGACTCCGCCCTCGTGCCCGCGGCATGGCCCATGTTATTAAGAAGCGATTCAGTCATATTGTAGTAGCCGTCGAGTAG
- the rpsH gene encoding 30S ribosomal protein S8: MMTDPIADMLTRIRNAVRVERPTVSLPVSKVKCGLAEVLKREGYIWDWHEVETEGEPQKTLHIDLKYGPNGERVIRHIKRISKPGCRVYARANTLKPVLNGLGISVISTSRGVISDREARQRKLGGEVLCELW, translated from the coding sequence ATGATGACCGACCCGATCGCCGATATGCTCACTCGCATCCGCAACGCTGTTCGCGTGGAACGGCCCACGGTGTCGCTGCCGGTGTCGAAAGTGAAGTGCGGTTTGGCCGAAGTGCTAAAGCGTGAAGGTTATATCTGGGATTGGCACGAGGTTGAGACCGAAGGCGAACCCCAAAAGACACTGCACATCGACCTGAAGTACGGCCCCAATGGTGAACGTGTTATCCGCCACATCAAGCGGATCAGCAAACCAGGCTGCCGCGTGTACGCCCGTGCCAACACGTTGAAGCCCGTGCTCAACGGTTTGGGTATTTCGGTGATCAGCACCAGTCGTGGTGTGATCAGCGACCGCGAAGCCCGCCAACGCAAGTTGGGTGGCGAAGTACTTTGTGAATTGTGGTAA
- the rplR gene encoding 50S ribosomal protein L18 has translation MEHSRAIFRQRTRRRFRVRKRLNGTAERPRLSVTRSHKHMSAQLIDDIAGKTLASASTLDKGLSGDVKYGGNKDAAALVGKALAERAKQAGIETVCFDRGAYKYHGRVAALADAAREGGLQF, from the coding sequence ATGGAACATAGTAGAGCCATTTTTCGCCAGCGGACTCGGCGGCGTTTTCGCGTTCGCAAGCGGCTTAATGGAACCGCTGAACGTCCTCGCCTGTCGGTGACCCGGAGTCACAAGCACATGTCGGCTCAGTTGATCGACGACATCGCTGGCAAGACACTTGCCAGTGCTTCGACGCTCGATAAAGGTCTGTCCGGCGATGTAAAATACGGCGGCAACAAAGATGCGGCTGCTCTGGTCGGCAAGGCCCTTGCCGAACGCGCCAAGCAAGCGGGTATCGAAACGGTTTGCTTCGACCGTGGTGCTTACAAGTACCATGGCCGGGTAGCAGCTCTGGCCGATGCCGCTCGTGAAGGTGGTTTGCAGTTTTAG
- the rplD gene encoding 50S ribosomal protein L4 — MPKLTIHDRKGNKVGTYNVEPTDFAPAINKQLLHDAVVMYQANQRQGSHKTKTRAEVAGSTKKLYRQKGTGNARAGHRRSGVRRGGGHIHAVRPRDYSYSLPRKALRLATRMAIASKVQDDEMVVIDELSFESPKTRNMVSIIKHLGIENDSLLVATDGYNVNVYKSGRNIDRVAVAPAAELNALSVLSARRLLVTKSALDVLRASAGANGSSAESSAAE; from the coding sequence ATGCCTAAGCTCACAATTCACGATCGAAAAGGCAACAAGGTCGGCACCTACAATGTCGAGCCGACGGACTTCGCGCCTGCGATCAACAAGCAACTGCTGCACGACGCCGTGGTGATGTACCAGGCCAATCAGCGTCAGGGTAGCCACAAAACGAAAACCCGCGCCGAAGTCGCTGGCAGCACCAAGAAGTTGTACCGCCAAAAGGGTACGGGTAACGCCCGTGCTGGTCATCGCCGCAGTGGTGTCCGCCGTGGTGGTGGTCACATCCACGCGGTGCGTCCTCGCGATTACTCTTATTCACTGCCTCGTAAGGCCCTTCGTTTGGCTACTCGCATGGCCATCGCTTCGAAGGTGCAGGATGACGAAATGGTAGTCATCGACGAGTTGTCGTTCGAGTCGCCAAAGACTCGCAACATGGTGTCGATCATCAAGCACCTGGGCATCGAGAACGATTCGCTGCTCGTTGCGACCGATGGTTACAACGTGAATGTCTACAAGAGTGGTCGTAACATCGACCGGGTTGCGGTAGCCCCCGCGGCTGAGCTGAACGCCTTGAGCGTTTTGTCGGCCCGTCGGTTGCTCGTAACCAAGTCGGCACTCGATGTTCTCCGTGCGTCGGCCGGAGCGAATGGAAGTTCGGCCGAGTCGTCCGCCGCAGAATAG
- the rplC gene encoding 50S ribosomal protein L3 yields MTQVYDDSGVVVPVTVVQAGPCDVLQVRTQDKDGYEAVQIGYLDKPRRLASRSERGHVAKLDSKRSKARTAAGVEAAPKASCEPKRFVREIRGGAGDLAPGSKVTVDAFAEIKSVDIIATSKGRGFSGAMKRHNFSGQRATHGVKKCHRHLGGTGCSAYPSRLFKGIRMPGQYGNARTTVRNQKIVRVDADNNLLLVRGSVPGPNGGFVVVKQTNKL; encoded by the coding sequence ATGACGCAGGTTTACGACGACTCGGGTGTCGTCGTCCCGGTGACGGTTGTTCAAGCAGGACCCTGTGATGTGTTGCAGGTTCGCACGCAGGACAAAGACGGCTACGAAGCCGTGCAGATTGGTTATCTCGATAAGCCGCGTCGCTTGGCTAGCCGAAGCGAGCGGGGTCATGTAGCAAAGCTCGATAGCAAGCGTTCTAAGGCTCGCACCGCTGCTGGTGTCGAAGCTGCTCCCAAGGCCTCCTGTGAGCCAAAGCGTTTTGTCCGCGAGATCCGCGGCGGTGCTGGTGATCTGGCTCCTGGCTCGAAGGTCACGGTCGACGCTTTCGCCGAAATTAAGTCCGTCGACATCATTGCCACGAGCAAGGGTCGCGGTTTCTCCGGTGCCATGAAGCGGCACAACTTCAGCGGTCAGCGTGCCACGCACGGTGTCAAGAAGTGTCACCGTCACTTGGGTGGTACTGGCTGTAGTGCTTACCCGAGTCGCTTGTTCAAGGGTATTCGGATGCCCGGTCAGTACGGCAACGCCCGCACGACCGTTCGCAATCAAAAGATCGTCCGCGTCGATGCGGATAACAACTTGCTTCTGGTTCGCGGCAGCGTCCCCGGTCCGAATGGTGGGTTCGTCGTCGTTAAGCAAACCAACAAACTGTAG
- the rplX gene encoding 50S ribosomal protein L24 codes for MLIKAGDSVVVISGEDSTKQDDGTRKVHTVVQVDRAKGKALVEGVNLVWKHVRRSQKYPQGGRLRKEMPVDVSNIMFYCSSCSKGVRLGARFLDDGSKERYCKKCGTSTGRIAPPRAAHAKK; via the coding sequence ATGTTAATCAAAGCAGGTGACAGCGTCGTCGTGATTTCCGGCGAAGACAGCACCAAACAAGACGACGGCACTCGCAAGGTGCACACTGTCGTGCAGGTAGATCGCGCCAAGGGCAAGGCACTGGTCGAAGGCGTGAACCTGGTATGGAAGCACGTTCGTCGCAGCCAGAAGTACCCCCAAGGCGGCCGTCTCCGTAAGGAGATGCCGGTCGATGTTTCGAACATCATGTTTTACTGCAGTTCCTGCAGCAAGGGCGTCCGTCTCGGGGCCCGCTTCCTGGATGATGGAAGCAAGGAGCGGTACTGCAAGAAGTGCGGCACCTCGACTGGTCGGATTGCTCCGCCGCGGGCTGCTCACGCCAAGAAGTAA
- the rplO gene encoding 50S ribosomal protein L15 yields the protein MILDDVHRGIQKNRKRKRLGRGPGSGQGKTAGRGHKGQGSRAGSSRKPTFQGGAMNLVRRIPKRGFNNRWGLTVVVVNLGEIDKAFEAGAEVTLEALAEKNLAKGRYDLLKVLGDGELTKKVKISAHRFSKSALEKIEKAGAEAVVLPGKTPVAEKGKKAEK from the coding sequence ATGATTTTGGACGACGTCCATCGCGGAATACAGAAGAACCGCAAACGCAAGCGTTTGGGTCGAGGTCCCGGTTCGGGGCAGGGCAAAACAGCTGGCCGTGGCCACAAGGGCCAAGGTTCGCGTGCTGGTTCTTCACGCAAGCCCACCTTCCAGGGTGGTGCTATGAATCTGGTTCGCCGCATTCCTAAGCGTGGCTTCAACAATCGTTGGGGTCTCACGGTAGTGGTGGTGAATCTTGGTGAAATCGACAAGGCGTTCGAAGCTGGTGCCGAAGTCACCCTCGAAGCACTGGCTGAAAAGAACCTGGCCAAGGGTCGTTACGACCTGCTTAAGGTGCTGGGCGATGGCGAACTGACCAAGAAGGTCAAGATTTCGGCTCACCGCTTCAGCAAGTCGGCTCTCGAAAAGATCGAAAAGGCCGGGGCCGAGGCCGTTGTGCTCCCTGGCAAGACGCCTGTGGCTGAAAAAGGCAAGAAGGCGGAAAAGTAA
- a CDS encoding type Z 30S ribosomal protein S14 has protein sequence MASKSKIAKANREPKFSTRRENRCKICGRPRAVYRKFGICRICFRNLADKGMIPGVRKASW, from the coding sequence GTGGCAAGTAAATCAAAAATCGCCAAGGCCAACCGCGAACCGAAGTTCAGCACCCGCCGCGAGAACCGCTGCAAGATTTGCGGTCGTCCCCGCGCTGTTTATCGTAAGTTCGGTATTTGCCGGATCTGCTTCCGGAATCTTGCTGACAAAGGCATGATTCCAGGCGTCCGCAAAGCTAGTTGGTAA
- the rplE gene encoding 50S ribosomal protein L5: protein MSTSVVPRLAEQYNKEIRPALAESLGRKNPHSLPKIEKIVVSMGVGSAISDKKNMEDAVSALTEITGQKPLICRARKSVANFKLRQGMPIGAKVTLRGARMYEFLDRLISLVLPRVRDFRGLSDTAFDGNGNYSLGLSEILVFPELNPDKYTRSQGMNIVICMSGHSNDDSRELLKSFQFPFKRPDVEE, encoded by the coding sequence ATGTCCACTTCAGTCGTCCCCCGCCTGGCGGAACAATACAACAAGGAGATTCGACCGGCTCTGGCTGAAAGCCTGGGTCGCAAGAATCCTCACTCCCTGCCGAAGATCGAAAAGATCGTGGTCAGCATGGGCGTGGGCAGCGCGATCAGCGACAAGAAGAACATGGAAGATGCGGTAAGTGCCCTTACCGAGATCACCGGTCAGAAGCCGCTGATCTGCCGGGCTCGAAAGAGCGTCGCCAACTTTAAGTTGCGTCAAGGCATGCCGATCGGGGCAAAGGTCACCCTGCGTGGAGCTCGGATGTACGAGTTCCTCGATCGCCTGATTTCGCTGGTACTTCCTCGTGTTCGCGACTTTCGCGGACTGAGCGACACCGCGTTCGATGGCAATGGCAACTATAGCCTGGGACTTTCGGAAATCCTGGTGTTCCCAGAGTTGAACCCCGACAAGTACACCCGCAGCCAAGGCATGAACATTGTCATCTGCATGTCGGGGCACTCCAACGATGATTCCCGCGAGTTACTCAAGTCGTTCCAGTTCCCGTTCAAGCGTCCGGACGTCGAAGAGTAA
- the rplP gene encoding 50S ribosomal protein L16, whose protein sequence is MPKRVKHRKSQRGRIKGNATRGNTVVYGDFGLQATEGGWVSAQTIEAGRIAAQQYIRGEGRLYIRIFPHKSVTSIPLETRMGKGKGEPDYWAATVKPGTVMYEVSGVSEQQAKMTFARLAHKMPVRCRMIKRQA, encoded by the coding sequence ATGCCCAAGAGGGTCAAACATCGAAAAAGCCAAAGAGGTCGTATAAAAGGTAACGCGACCCGCGGTAACACCGTGGTGTATGGCGACTTTGGACTTCAGGCTACCGAAGGTGGCTGGGTAAGCGCGCAAACGATCGAAGCAGGTCGTATCGCCGCTCAGCAATATATTCGTGGTGAAGGTCGGCTTTATATCCGCATCTTCCCCCATAAGTCAGTTACGTCGATCCCGCTCGAAACTCGTATGGGTAAGGGTAAGGGTGAACCTGATTATTGGGCCGCCACGGTGAAGCCTGGTACGGTTATGTACGAGGTATCCGGCGTTAGCGAGCAACAAGCGAAGATGACCTTCGCTCGTCTGGCTCACAAGATGCCAGTTCGTTGCCGGATGATTAAACGACAAGCCTAA
- the rplF gene encoding 50S ribosomal protein L6 — protein MSRIGKKPITIPSGVKIDITNGTVTVEGKLGKLTYDHRPEIKIEVNSETNEVICSRDSEVREVRAYHGLTRSLIDNMIVGVTEGYQKKLEIHGVGYLGAIAGDVLQLRVGFANEIHKKIPKELEVTCPDQTHILVKGMDKQKVGQFAAEVRAVRKPEPYKGKGIRYEGEQVRRKAGKTGTK, from the coding sequence ATGTCGAGAATTGGCAAGAAACCGATTACGATCCCTAGCGGGGTCAAGATTGATATCACCAACGGTACGGTTACCGTTGAGGGTAAGCTGGGTAAACTCACCTACGATCACCGCCCGGAGATCAAGATCGAGGTGAACAGCGAAACCAACGAAGTGATCTGCTCGCGTGATAGCGAAGTGCGTGAAGTGCGTGCCTATCACGGTCTGACCCGCTCGCTTATCGATAATATGATTGTCGGTGTTACCGAAGGCTATCAGAAGAAGCTCGAGATCCACGGCGTTGGTTACCTCGGTGCTATCGCTGGTGATGTACTTCAGCTTCGCGTCGGTTTCGCCAACGAGATCCACAAGAAGATCCCGAAGGAACTCGAAGTTACCTGCCCAGATCAGACGCACATTCTGGTCAAAGGCATGGACAAGCAAAAGGTCGGCCAGTTCGCCGCGGAAGTGCGTGCTGTACGCAAGCCAGAACCTTACAAAGGCAAAGGCATTCGCTACGAAGGCGAGCAAGTGCGTCGTAAGGCTGGTAAGACCGGTACCAAGTAA
- the rpsE gene encoding 30S ribosomal protein S5, which yields MAKVQEERQRGELNEHVVKIKRCAAVVKGGRRFSFAAMVVVGDGNGKVGWGYGKANEVPPCVEKARKEGMRSMVEVPMDESTIPHQVIGEFGAARVVLVPASPGTGVIAGAAVRAVCEAAGIHDILTKSFGSNNPVSLVKATIAGLKQLRPRMEVERLRGVTLS from the coding sequence GTGGCAAAAGTACAAGAAGAACGCCAACGTGGCGAACTGAACGAACACGTGGTGAAGATCAAGCGTTGTGCCGCCGTGGTAAAGGGTGGTCGTCGCTTCAGTTTCGCCGCCATGGTGGTCGTTGGCGATGGCAACGGCAAAGTGGGCTGGGGCTACGGCAAAGCCAACGAAGTCCCCCCCTGCGTCGAAAAAGCCCGCAAAGAAGGCATGCGGAGCATGGTCGAAGTCCCGATGGACGAGTCGACCATCCCTCACCAGGTGATTGGTGAGTTCGGTGCCGCCCGCGTGGTGCTCGTTCCCGCTTCGCCTGGTACTGGTGTAATCGCCGGTGCTGCAGTGCGTGCGGTTTGCGAAGCTGCAGGTATCCATGACATTTTGACCAAGAGCTTTGGCTCGAATAATCCCGTCTCGCTGGTGAAAGCCACCATCGCAGGCCTGAAGCAACTCCGCCCACGCATGGAAGTTGAGCGACTCCGAGGAGTGACCCTATCATGA
- the rplW gene encoding 50S ribosomal protein L23 produces MPRHIPQKTTLELEPHQILLRPLVTEKGTEQSTRFNAYAFQVNKLATKTDIRKAVEKLFDVKVEKIHIQNRKGKPRRTRQRFGYTGDWKKAIVTLDKEHTIEFF; encoded by the coding sequence ATGCCTCGCCATATTCCCCAAAAAACAACGCTGGAGCTGGAACCGCATCAGATTCTGCTTCGGCCGCTAGTGACCGAAAAGGGCACCGAGCAATCGACACGCTTCAACGCGTATGCCTTCCAGGTCAATAAGCTGGCAACCAAGACCGATATTCGCAAGGCAGTTGAAAAGCTGTTTGACGTGAAGGTTGAGAAGATTCACATCCAGAACCGCAAGGGCAAGCCACGCCGCACCCGTCAGCGTTTCGGATACACTGGCGATTGGAAGAAGGCCATCGTCACATTGGATAAAGAGCACACCATCGAGTTCTTTTAG
- the rpsS gene encoding 30S ribosomal protein S19, which translates to MSRSLKKGPYVDPKLYLKVEKQNESGRKEPITTWARACTIIPEFVGHTFMVHNGKLHMKVFVTEDMVGHKLGEFAPTRSFRGHAAKKK; encoded by the coding sequence ATGTCACGTTCACTGAAAAAAGGCCCTTACGTCGACCCGAAGCTTTATCTAAAGGTCGAGAAGCAAAACGAGTCGGGTCGCAAAGAACCGATCACGACTTGGGCGCGGGCCTGCACGATCATTCCTGAATTCGTTGGCCACACGTTCATGGTGCACAACGGCAAGTTGCACATGAAAGTGTTTGTCACCGAAGACATGGTCGGGCACAAGCTGGGTGAGTTTGCTCCCACCCGTAGTTTCCGTGGGCACGCAGCGAAGAAGAAGTAA
- the rpsJ gene encoding 30S ribosomal protein S10, giving the protein MAQAQEIIRIRMEAYDHSVLDQSAAEIVDTAKRTNSIVHGPIPLPTRIERYTVLRGPHVDKKSRQQFEIRTHKRLIDIVQATAKTIEALNKLSLPAGVDIKIKATTA; this is encoded by the coding sequence GTGGCGCAAGCACAGGAAATTATTCGCATTCGAATGGAAGCTTACGATCATTCGGTACTCGATCAGAGTGCAGCCGAGATCGTAGATACCGCCAAACGGACTAACTCCATTGTTCATGGCCCTATCCCATTGCCGACTCGTATTGAGCGATACACCGTTCTGCGTGGTCCGCACGTCGACAAGAAGTCGCGACAGCAGTTCGAGATCCGCACTCACAAGCGGCTAATCGATATCGTCCAGGCTACGGCCAAGACCATCGAGGCACTCAATAAGCTGAGCCTGCCTGCTGGTGTGGACATCAAGATCAAAGCCACCACGGCTTAA
- the rpsC gene encoding 30S ribosomal protein S3: MGQKVNPIGFRTGIMLDWKSRWYASKRDFAELLLEDKKIRDYVTKKYKFAGIPKVEIERTRDEVKVVLHAARPGVIIGRKGQQVEQLQDELQNLIGRRINIKIEEISRPELQAHLVAEDIAEQLGKRAGFRRTMKRAMEQTMEAGAKGIKIELAGRLGGAEMARREKQITGSIPLSTLRANIDYGFVEAMTPQGHIGVQVWINKGMFEDDTDGADAQEGQTSKKPKRSYKR, encoded by the coding sequence ATGGGCCAAAAAGTCAATCCCATTGGTTTTCGCACCGGCATCATGCTCGACTGGAAGAGCCGCTGGTATGCCTCGAAGCGAGACTTTGCGGAGCTGCTCCTGGAAGACAAAAAGATCCGGGACTACGTGACCAAGAAATACAAGTTCGCTGGTATTCCCAAGGTGGAAATCGAGCGGACCCGCGACGAAGTGAAGGTAGTTCTGCACGCTGCCCGGCCTGGTGTGATCATCGGCCGCAAAGGTCAGCAAGTGGAACAACTGCAGGACGAACTGCAGAACTTGATTGGTCGTCGGATCAACATCAAGATCGAGGAAATTAGTCGCCCTGAGTTGCAGGCTCACCTCGTTGCCGAGGATATCGCCGAGCAGCTGGGCAAGCGAGCTGGCTTCCGTCGCACCATGAAGCGGGCGATGGAGCAAACCATGGAGGCGGGTGCCAAGGGCATTAAGATTGAGTTGGCAGGACGCCTAGGTGGTGCCGAAATGGCTCGCCGCGAAAAGCAGATTACCGGATCGATTCCGCTGAGTACGCTCCGTGCAAACATCGATTACGGTTTTGTGGAAGCCATGACCCCGCAAGGGCATATTGGCGTCCAGGTTTGGATTAACAAAGGCATGTTTGAGGACGATACCGATGGCGCTGATGCCCAAGAGGGTCAAACATCGAAAAAGCCAAAGAGGTCGTATAAAAGGTAA
- the rpsQ gene encoding 30S ribosomal protein S17, with product MPKKQVIGVVTSDRMNKSRRVEVSRLERHPKYGKFIRRRTVCHVHDEQNESAMGDTVEIIECPPKSKTKRWDLVRVVAKSQAVDLAALRAAQKAEQEAEEAK from the coding sequence ATGCCTAAGAAGCAAGTAATTGGCGTCGTTACCAGCGATCGCATGAACAAGTCGCGTCGCGTGGAAGTGTCGCGTTTGGAACGGCATCCCAAGTACGGTAAGTTCATTCGCCGCCGCACGGTGTGCCATGTGCACGACGAGCAAAACGAATCGGCCATGGGCGATACGGTAGAGATTATTGAATGCCCACCAAAGTCGAAGACCAAGCGTTGGGATTTGGTGCGGGTCGTGGCCAAGAGCCAAGCGGTGGACCTGGCCGCGTTGCGGGCAGCCCAAAAAGCGGAACAGGAAGCTGAAGAAGCCAAGTAA
- the rpmC gene encoding 50S ribosomal protein L29, whose amino-acid sequence MTTAKELREMSDEQLELTLKDAAEHLFRLRIQSQTERLDAPTELRINRRLIARVKTIQSERAIAAGAQEEATK is encoded by the coding sequence ATGACTACCGCCAAAGAACTACGCGAGATGAGTGACGAGCAACTTGAGCTGACGCTCAAAGATGCTGCCGAACACCTGTTTCGCTTGCGTATTCAGTCGCAAACCGAACGCCTGGACGCTCCGACCGAACTGCGGATTAATCGCCGTTTGATTGCTCGCGTCAAGACGATTCAAAGTGAGCGTGCCATTGCTGCAGGTGCGCAAGAAGAAGCTACCAAATAA
- the rplN gene encoding 50S ribosomal protein L14 has product MIQMQTRLNVADNTGAKEVMCVKVLGGSRRRFAGLGDIIVCSVKSVIPGSDVKKKAVVRAVIVRAKSPTRRADGSYVRFDSNAVVLVDKDGNPRGTRIFGAVARELRERRFMKIVSLANEVV; this is encoded by the coding sequence ATGATTCAGATGCAAACCAGGCTGAACGTTGCCGACAACACTGGCGCCAAAGAAGTGATGTGCGTCAAGGTGTTGGGTGGTAGCCGTCGTCGGTTCGCCGGCCTTGGCGACATTATTGTCTGCAGCGTGAAGAGCGTGATCCCCGGTAGCGACGTCAAGAAAAAGGCTGTCGTGCGTGCCGTGATCGTGCGTGCCAAATCCCCGACCCGCCGGGCCGACGGAAGCTACGTTCGCTTCGACTCCAACGCGGTTGTGTTGGTAGACAAAGACGGCAACCCGCGTGGTACACGTATCTTCGGTGCGGTCGCTCGCGAACTTCGCGAACGTCGCTTCATGAAGATCGTTAGCTTGGCTAACGAAGTAGTTTAG